GCTTGGTAGGTGGAGGCTTTGTAGTTATCCTATATATCTGGCTACTGATTAGGGCAGGCCGTATTGCGCAAAAAACAAAAGGGAATTTTGCGACTTTCCTGGTCATGGGAATTACCTTAATGCTGGTTTCTCAGGCAATAATAAACATGTGTGTGGCAGTTGGTTTATTCCCTGTAACCGGACAACCTTTACCACTTATCAGTAAGGGAGGAACCTCTACACTAATCAATTGTGTATATGTAGGGATGATATTAAGTGTAAGCCGGTATACAGCAAAGCTGGAAGAGAATGAGAGTTTAAATAGCCAGGCAAAGGTAGAAGATACCAGTATAAATAAGGATGAGATTATAGCTGAAGAAAGTTTAGCTTAAAGACGATTTAAAAAAAAGTTTTATTCATATATTTGTTGGATAATCAACAATATTGAGATTATGGAAGAGAAATTACGAATTATAATTAGCGGAGGAGGAACGGGAGGACACATCTTTCCGGCTGTATCTATAGCCAATGCAATAAAGGAACAGCATCCTGAAGCAGAAATTCTCTTTGTTGGTGCTGAAGGAAGAATGGAAATGCAACGGGTTCCCGCTGCAGGATATGAAATAAAAGGTTTACCCATTTGCGGGTTTGACCGGAAGAACTTACTTAAAAACGTTGTAGTTCTTTGTAAATTAGCCCAAAGCCAACTTAAAGCATATAGTATCATTAAACAATTCAAACCTCATGCCGCTGTAGGCGTAGGTGGATATGCAAGCGGGCCTACATTGAAAATGGCAGGAATGATGGGTGTGCCAACTCTGATTCAGGAACAGAATTCTTATGCTGGCGTAACTAATAAGTTACTGGCAAAAAAAGCAAAGAAAATTTGTGTTGCCTATGGCGGCATGGAGAAATTCTTTGAGAAAGAGAAAATTATATTAACCGGAAACCCGGTACGTCAAGGTCTTGTAAACAATAAAATTACTCGTGAAGAGGGCATTAACTTCTTTAACCTGGATCCGGCAAAAAAAACAATTCTGGTTATCGGAGGTAGTTTAGGTGCTCGTACCATCAATCAATGTATAATGAAGAATCTGAAGAAAATTAAGGATTCGGAGGTACAGTTTGTATGGCAAACCGGAAAGATCTATTACGAGCAAGCTTTGCAGAAAATAGAAAAGGCTGGTAAGCTACCGCTTTTCGTTACAGATTTCATCTCGAGCATGGAGCATGCCTATGCTGCAGCTGATTTGGTAATATCACGTGCCGGTGCCGGATCTATTTCAGAATTCTGTTTGCTTGGCAAACCTGTGATTCTGGTTCCATCACCAAATGTTGCTGAAGATCATCAGACCAAAAATGCCTTGGCTTTAGTTGATAAATCAGCTGCTTTATATGTTAAAGACAGCGAGGCTGAAGAAAAACTAGTGGAAACAGCAATTGACACTATTCATAAAGAGGCTATTTTAGAAGACCTGAGTATAAACATAAAAAAACTTGCTTTCACCAACTCGGCAAGTATTATTGCAGAAGAAGTTTATAAGTTGGCAAATGAATACAGACATAAACATGGAAATTAATCAAATAAAATCCGTCTACTTTATCGGTGCCGGCGGTATAGGTATGAGTTCATTGGTACGTTATTTTCTTTCTAAAGGAAAGAATGTGGCTGGTTATGACCGCACTCCCAGCGAACTTACTGAAAAACTTATTGAAGAAGGAGCAAAAATACATTATACAGAAGATATAAAACTGATTCCAGAAGAATGTCTGGACAAAAGTTCTACTCTTGTTGTTCTCACTCCGGCTATTCCAAAAGAACACGCAGAACTAAACTTCTTTATTGACGGTAACTTTGAAATTCAAAAGCGTGCTCAGGTTTTGGGAACAATTACCAAAGCAAGCAAAGGATTGTGTGTAGCAGGAACACATGGAAAGACAACAACTTCAACAATGACAGCTCACATCCTGCATCAGTCAAAGGTGGACTGCACAGCTTTCCTTGGTGGTATTGCAAAAAACTACGAAAGTAACCTTATCCTTTCTGATAAAAGTGACTTCACAGTAATTGAAGCTGACGAGTTCGATCGCTCATTTCACTGGTTGAGCCCATATATGTCTGTTATCACCTCAACAGATCCTGATCACTTGGATATTTACGGAACTGAAGAAGCTTATCTTGAAAGTTTTGAGAAGTATACTACATTAATTCAGCCGGCTGGTTGCCTGATTATCCGTAAAGGAATCTCTTTACAACCTAAAGTACAAGACGGTGTTAAGGTCTATACTTACTCTAAAGAGGAAGGAGACTTCCACGCTGAAAACATTCGCATTGGCAATGGAGAAATTTTCTTCGATTTTGTAACTCCGGAAGAGGTTATTAAAGACGTTCAGTTAGGCGTTCCAGTGAGTATCAATATTGAAAACGGAGTTGCTGCAATGGCTTTATGCTGGCTCAACGGTGTAACGGCAGATGAAATAAAGAGTGGAATGGCTAGTTTCAGCGGTGTAGACAGACGTTTTGATTTCAAAATCAAGAATGATAAAGTTGTCTTTCTAAGCGACTATGCTCACCATCCTTCAGAAATTAAACAAAGCATAATCTCTATACGGGATTTGTACGAAGATAAAAAGATTACCGGAATATTCCAGCCTCACTTGTATACCCGTACACGTGACTTCTACAAAGATTTTGCAGACAGTCTCTCGTTACTGGATGAAGTTATCTTACTTGATATCTATCCTGCTCGTGAGCTACCTATTAAGGGTGTTACCAGCAAACTGATTTTCGATAATCTACGCCAAGGGATGGAAAAAAGTATGTGCTCTAAAGAAAACATTTTAGATGTTTTAAAAGACAAAAAGATAGAAGTTCTTATGACACTTGGTGCGGGTGATATTGAAGACTATGCTACAGACATTCAAAAATTACTAATAAACAGATGATTAAGAAAATTCTGCTGCTGATCGTTCTACTGCTGGTTATCGCTTATCTCGTTACTGCGATAACTGCTTTCAATAACAAATCTGACAAACAGACTTGTAAGAATATTGAATTGATTATTGAAGATAGTGTCAATGCAGGATTTATCACAGAAAACGAAATTGCCTCTTTACTAAAAAAAGAAGGTGCTTATCCTGTAGGGAAAAAGATGGATAAAATTCAGACCAGAAAGCTTGAAAGAATGCTAACAAGGCATCCTTTAATAGAAAGGGCTGAATGCTACAAAACTCCCGGAGGTAAAATCTGCATGGAAATATCTCAGCGCCTTCCTATTCTTAGGGTGATGAACTACAAAGGAGAAAGTTTCTATCTGGACAATCAAGGAAAAATAATCCCTCCTGAAGCAAATTGCACTGCTCATTTAGCTATTGTTACAGGATATGCAGAAAAGTCATTCGCAATGAGGAATTTATATAAGTTTGGCGTATTTTTGCAGAATGATAAGTTTTGGAATGCTGAGATTGAACAAATTAATGTCACCCCAACCAGAGAAATTGAGTTAATCCCCCGAGTTGGAGATCATATTGTATTCCTTGGAAAAATTGATAATTTTGAAGAAAAACTGGCAAGACTGAAGATCTTTTATGAAAAAGCTCTGAATAATGTTGGATGGAATAAATATGAACGTATTAGTTTAGAGTTTAGCAACCAAATTATTTGTACGAAAAAGGGAGAAGCTTGCGCAAAAATTGAAGAAACTAATAAGCCTGCTGAAACAACCATTGAGAAGAAGGACGAAAAGAAACCTCCTCTACTGGAGAATTAGCACTCAATAAATTAGAATAATATGGCAGAAACAGATTTTATCGTAGCTATAGAGCTGGGATCATCCAAGATCACCGGTATAGCAGGAAGAAAAGAGAGTGACGGTAGTATTCAGATCCTAGCTTATGCAAAGGAAGAATCATCTTCATTTATCAGAAAAGGAGTAATCTATAACATAGATAAAACAGCTCAAAGCCTAACCTCTATCATTAATAAGTTAGAGGATGCATTACATAATTCAATATCAAAAGTATATGTAGGCATCGGCGGACAATCAATCCGTACGGTGAAAAATATAGTAAACCGCCATTTAGCCAACGAAGAGATTATCACTCAGGAACTGGTTGATTCCATCATCGATGAGAATATTCAAATTCCATTGTCTGATATGGATATACTGGATGTTGTTCCTCAGGAATACAAGATCGGTATCAATCTCCAGGTTGATCCTGTGGGTGTACTTGGCAGCAATATCGAAGGACGATTCCTGAATATTGTAGCTCGTTCATCAATAAAGAAGAACCTTCTACGTTGTTTCGAGCTGGCAAAAATCGATGTCGCTGAATATTTTATTTCACCTCTAGCAACAGCAGATGTGATTCTCACCGATAGCGAAAAGCGCACAGGATGTGCTTTTGTAGACTTTGGTGCAGATACAACAACTGTAGCAATCTATAAAAATAATATCCTTCGTTACCTCTCTGTTCTGCCATTGGGAGGTAATAATATTACCCGTGATATTTGCGTATTGCAAATGGAAGAAGAAGAGGCCGAAAACCTGAAAATAAAATATGGTGATGCTACTCTTGAATTTATCGATGAAAATGGTCCTAAGACTTATCAGTTAAATGATGAAAAGCGCACTATTGATCGAAAGATTTTCAACGAAATCATTGAAGCACGGTTAGAAGAGATTATAGCTAATGTGTGGAACCAGATTGAAATTTCAGGCTATCAGGGAGATTTAATGGCTGGAATGGTTATTACCGGTGGTGGTTCAAATCTAAAGAATCTGGATGAAGCTATCAGAACCAGGACTAAGATAAACGCTGTAAAAATAGCTAAGTTTGTTCGTAACGGAATCAGAGCTGAGGGGCCAGAATTATTAAGAAAAGACGGAACTCAAAATACCATTATCGGCTTACTGAATGCCGGAAAAGAAAACTGCTGCCTAGTTGAAGCGGTTAAACCGGTTGAAGCTCCTGTTAAAACAGAAACACCTCAGGAACAGACTCTTTTCTCATACGATGATACAGAAGAGGAAAATGTGAAAGAAAGAAGCGAAGAAGAAAGAAGGATAAGAGAAGAGGAAAGAAAGAAGAGAGAAGAGGAAGAAATTGAGCGCAAAAGGCTTGAGAAAGAGCGGAAGAGAAAAGAAAAGGAAGAAAAAGAGAGAAGAAAGAGAGAAAAAGGTCCTAGTAAGTTCAAAACAATGTTTGAGAAACTTACAACAGACATTTTCAGCGATGATGAAGAAAAATAAGATTAGCAATATAGTAATACATCACATAAATAACAGATAGTTATGACAGACGAGATAATGCCATTTGAATTCCCTACAGACACCCCAAGTATAATAAAGGTGATTGGTGTGGGCGGCGGCGGCGGAAATGCTGTTAATCACATGTACAAAGAAGGTATACATGATGTAACATTCGTTCTGTGCAACACAGATAACCAGGCACTTGCTGAATCTCCGGTTCCTGTTAAACTGCAACTGGGACGTTCAATAACTGAAGGTCTGGGAGCGGGCAACAAACCTGAACGTGCCTCTGCAGCTGCTGAAGAAAGTATCGAAGATATTAAAGCACTTCTGAGTGATGGCACCAAAATGGTTTTCATTACAGCTGGAATGGGTGGAGGAACCGGAACCGGTGCTGCTCCTGTCATTGCAAAAACAGCTAAGGAGATGGATATCCTTACCGTAGGTATAGTAACTATCCCTTTCCTTTTCGAAGGAGAAAAGAAAATTATCCAGGCTCTTGATGGTGTGGAACAAATCAGCAGACATGTTGATGCCTTGCTTGTTATCAATAATGAGCGTTTAAGGGAAATCTATTCCGATCTGACCTTCATGAATGCGTTCGGCAAAGCTGATGATACGCTTTCAATTGCGGCAAAAAGTATTGCTGAGATTATCACGATGCGAGGTAAAGTAAATCTTGACTTTGCTGATGTAAATACAATCCTTAAGAATGGCGGAGTAGCAATTATGAGTACTGGCCTTGGCGAAGGTGAAAATCGTGTAAGTAAGGCTATTGAGGATGCTCTTCACTCTCCTTTACTCAACAACAACGATATATTTAACGCTAAGAAGGTTCTTCTTAACGTCTCTTTCTGCGAACAATCAGAACTGATGATGGAGGAAATGAACGAAGTTCATGAATTCATGAGCAAGTTCGACAAAGGCGTGGAAGTTATCTGGGGTGTGGCTGTTGACGATGCTCTTGAGAATAAAGTAAAGATTACAGTTCTGGCTACCGGATTTGGTATGACAAATATTCCGGGAATGGATGAAGTAATCAGCAAAAGAACTCAGGAAGAAGAAGAACGTCTGGCACAGTTGGAAGAAAAAGAAGAAGAAAACCGCAGACGTATAGTAATCGCTTATGGTGAAGATGCCCTCAAAGGTGGAGCAAAAGCACATAAGAGACGCCGTCACATCTATCTTTTCAATCCGGAAGATCTGGATAACGAAGAAATTATTTCGGCTGTAGAAACTTGCCCAACTTACCAGCGAGACAAAGCTACATTAGAAAAAATAAAGGCCAAAGCTATTGTAAGTGAAACAATGGTTCTCCCTGAAAAGGAAGATGGCAGTACAATTATAAGTTTTAATTAAAAAAAGATATATTATGGATTTATTTGAAAGAATCAGCGAAGATATCAAGGAGGCTATGAAAGCCAAAGATAAAGTGAAACTGGAAGCACTTAGAAACGTGAAGAAATATTTTATCGAGGCTAAAACAGCTCCGGGAGCTAACGATACCTTATCTGATGAAGCTGGAATAAAAATCATCCAGAAACTTGTTAAGCAAGGAAAAGATTCTGCTGAAATTTTCATCGGTCAGAATCGTCAGGATCTTGCTGATGAAGAATTAGCTCAGGTTAAGGTTATGGAAGTTTACCTTCCTAAGCAAATGAGCCCTGAGGAACTGGAAGCTGCCGTGAAAGCAATTATTGCTGAAACAGGAGCAACAAGTGCCAAGGACATGGGTAAAGTAATGGGTGCAGCATCAAAGAAACTTGCAGGATTGGCAGAAGGACGTGCTATCTCTGCTCTTGTTAAGGAACTGTTGGCATAATACATCTCCTTTTTACAAGATATAAAACTAATAAAGGTGGGTAACTTTCTCAAAGAAGGTTGCCCACCTTTTATTTAAAACAGAAAGCTGCCAACCCTGCACATCCGGGTATACACCTCTCCTCCATCGGGGTGTACCATGCCAATACACCCGGATATACAGTGATCCTCCACCCAGGTGGACAAACAAACCATACTAATCAAATAATTCTTTTAAGACGTCGAGTGATTTCAAAGCCGGAAACTCAGGCAGATGAAGCCGGTAATAATCGATTATTATAAGTAAACAGCGGCTACGCTCTACCCTACTCATTCCAAAAAGATGCATTGTATCAAAGTTCATACGCATCAGTTTTACCAGTCTTGAAGCTTCATCGGGCTGAATAAACGAATTGTGGAATGGTTTTCTTGTGGTAAAGCACGCATTCTGCAAATCGAAATAATCACCATCATGATAATCCTCCAGATTAGGATAAAGTCCCAGAAAGCGGGATAAACGCATAAGAAAGACTAAATGAAAATTGGCAAAACCACTTTTTTGTTCATCCAGCCATTGAATGGAATAGACCAGATAAGCAAACAAAGGACGATTCTCTGTCTCCTCACGAACCGCCCGATAAAGAAACTCTGCAATAAAAAGAGCAATGGCCGATTTATAAGGATCATATGGTAGTGAAGAGAAAGGATAATAAGATTTAGCCTCCTTCACACGATGAAGAGAAGAAGTGGGGCGATAATCAGCTTCCAGTTCTATTATTGAAAGAGGCTGAAAGAGCACTGACTTTACTGCCGATTTCTTAGAACGGGGCAGATTTACTAAAAAAGAAGCCCGTCCTGACAACTCGGTATAGATCTCTACAATGTTAGAAGTATCATTGTATTTTGTTGAATGAAGAACAACCCCAATGTTTTTTTGTAGCATAATTAACTCCTGCCCTCTTACTTTTTATATAATAAACAAAGCTACAAAAAAAGAATATAACCGCAAATTTATAGTTTGGATATGATTGAACAGAAAAAAAATAAAAAAAAATTTCTATTATTATTCCACTGATAATCAAAGAGTAAAAAGCCAAAATATGAACATTTCACCAAAACCATCTAAATTTTTTTGCTGGAATATTTTGCTATTCCAAAAATACCACCTATCTTTGCACCGCAATCAGGAAATAAAGCGATTGCAAAAACAGAAATGTTGACCACAATGGCCCGTTCGTCTATCGGTTAGGACGTTAGATTTTCATTCTAGAAAGGGGGGTTCGACTCCCCCACGGGCTACAAAGTTAAAAGTATAAATTCAAAGAATTAATAGATTAGTCGCAAAAAAATGGCAAATCACAAATCATCAATCAAGAGAATTAGACAAGCTGAAACTAAAAGACTTCATAACAGATACTATGGTAAGACCATGAGAAACGCTGTTAGAAAGCTTCGTTCTACTTCAGACAAATCAGAAGCTACAGCAATGTATCCTGGTATCACTAAAATATTAGACAAGTTAGCAAAAACAAACATTATTCATAAGAATAAGGCGAATAACTTGAAGTCTAAGTTGGCTATTTACATCAACAAGCTTGCTTAATACAGAGAATTAAAAGAACATTCTTTATATATTAAGGTCGGATTATTTAATCCGGCCTTTTCTGTTTATACCTACACCATATAGGAGTAAATAAAAAAGCGTAAAGAGGTGAAAATTAGGCAAATTAAAGTGTCCCGAACCAATAAAATTCACTATATTTGCTTTGTTTAAATAATTACATATTAAATATGACTGAAGAACAAATAGCGAATAATGATTCAATGTATTCCGCGGACAGTATTCAGGTACTTGAAGGGTTGGAAGCTGTTAGAAAGCGCCCTGCGATGTACATTGGAGACACTGGTTTAAAAGGCTTACACCATTTAGTATATGAGGTTGTTGATAACTCAATCGACGAAGCCTTGGCAGGCTATTGTGACCACATAGAAGTTTGCATCAACGAAGACAACTCCGTTACCGTTCAAGATAACGGCCGTGGTATCCCAGTTGATTTTCACGAAAAAGAGCAGAAATCAGCACTTGAAGTTGTTATGACTGTACTTCATGCCGGTGGTAAGTTCGACAAAGGCTCTTACAAAGTATCCGGTGGTTTACACGGTGTGGGTGTATCCTGCGTTAATGCCCTTTCAACCTTATTGGTTGCTCAGGTTGCAAGAAACGGAGAATTATATCAGCAAGAATATTCCTGCGGTATCCCAAAAGAAGCTGTTAGGGTTGTAGGAACAACAGACAAGACCGGAACACGCGTTACTTTCCACCCCGATGGATCTATCTTTACTGTAACAGAATACAAATATGATATCCTTGCAACCCGTATGCGTGAACTTGCATACCTGAATGCAGGACTGACTATCACGCTAACAGATAACCGTGTTAAGAACGAAGACGGAAGTTTCAAACATGAGACTTTCCATTCTGAAGAAGGTTTGAAGGAATTTGTTCGTTTTGTAGACTCTTCACGTGAAAGACTTATCAATGATGTAATCTACATCAACACAGAAAAGCAAGGTACTCCTGTAGAAGTGGCTATCATGTATAACACTTCCTACACAGAGAACATCCACTCGTATGTTAATAACATCAACACAATAGAAGGCGGTACTCATCTTGCCGGTTTCCGTCGTGCGCTGACCCGTACACTAAAGAAATACGCTGAAGACTCCAAAATGTTGGAGAAAGTAAAAGTTGAAATAGCCGGAGATGACTTCCGCGAAGGATTAACTGCCGTTATCTCTATCAAAGTACAAGAGCCTCAGTTCGAAGGACAGACCAAGACTAAGTTAGGTAATAACGAAGTAATGGGTGCCGTAGATCAGGCTGTGGGTGAAGCTCTGAATAATTATCTTGAAGAGCATCCAAAAGAAGCCAAAATGATTGTGGACAAGGTTATTCTTGCTGCAACTGCCCGCCATGCTGCTCGCAAAGCGCGTGAAATGGTACAAAGGAAATCGCCTCTTTCTGGTGGTGGACTTCCAGGTAAACTAGCCGACTGCTCTGATAAAGATCCTGATAGGTGTGAGATCTTCCTTGTCGAGGGAGATTCTGCAGGGGGTACAGCCAAGCAAGGCCGTAACCGTGCATTTCAGGCTATTTTACCGCTTCGTGGTAAGATTCTGAATGTAGAGAAGGCAATGCGTCATAAAGCTTACGAAAGTGAGGAAATACGTAATATCTACACCGCTCTGGGAGTAACTATCGGAACAGAAGACGATACACAGGAAGCAAATATTGCAAAACTACGTTACAAGAAGATTATTATCATGACCGATGCCGACGTCGATGGTTCTCACATCGACACCCTTATCATGACTTTCTTCTTCCGTTTTATGCCACAGATTATCCAGAACGGATATCTTTATATTGCCAATCCTCCATTATACTTGTGTAAGAAAGGAAAAGTTGAAGACTATTGCTGGACAGAAGCTCAACGCCAGAAGTTTATTGAAACTTACGGTGGTGGTTCTGAGAATGCTATTCACACTCAACGATACAAGGGTTTGGGTGAAATGAATGCTCTACAGCTTTGGGACACAACAATGGACCCTGAGAACCGTACTTTACGTCAGGTGAATATTGAAAATGCAGCCGAAGCCGACTATATTTTCTCTATGCTGATGGGTGAAGATGTAGGTCCTCGTAGAGAGTTTATCGAAGAAAACGCAACTTATGCTAATATTGACGCATAATTGTTCATCATGCTAAAAAAGAGAGAGGCTATTCCGTTTGGAATAGCCTCTCTCTTTTTATAGCAAGTTTATCTCTAATTATCCAACTCAGCCACTTCAGCTTTGCATCTTTTCCACGAAAAGATCAATAGCCTGTTCATTGATATTGAAAACAGAAGAAGTAGTCTTCATTAGTTTTTTAACCACAAACTTATCAATGAAATTCATTTTTTCAAGAATAAGTTCACCGCCCATAAACCCTCTGACTTTAGAGTGACGAAGCAACTCCTCGGGAAAAGAACGATCCATCTCCTCCTGCTGTTTCACAGAATCAGGCTCCATTCCACAAAGGAAAAGGCCCACTTCTCTGACAGCGAACAAGGACACATGATTGACAGAAAGGAACTCCTTAAACTTCTTCTTCGCAGTGCCTGTATAAACAGAGCTACCCACAATGATGCGTTCGTAGAAAGAAAGATCAGGCGATTGATCCTCATTTAAATCAATCATTGTAACCTCATCATCAGTCAAACGAGCCCCTATCATTCCGGCAACCTTCTTTGTGGTACCGTATTTAGAAAGATAGATAATAGCCGTTTTCATAATTGCACTTTATTTTAGAATCAGATCAGTCCTCTGTCCTTCAGTTCTTCAGCCGCAATTTCAAGCTCTGTGTACCATTCCTCTCCGAATTTACGGATAAGCGGTTCTTTCAGGAACTTGTAAACCGGCACATCCTCCTTTTCTCCAAGAAGAACAGCCGCCTTGCATACACTCCAACGATGATAATTCACCGCTCTGAACTCGGAATAGTTCTGCACACGGATTGGATAAAGATGGCAGGAAACAGGTTTGTAGAAGTCTACTTTCCCATCACGATAAGCCTTTTCGATGGCGCAATAGCAACATCCTTTCTCATCATAACAAGTAAAAACACAATCTTTTCCATTTACAATGGAAGTAACCAGATCTCCGTCCTCGTCTTTATAGCAAACGCCCTGCTTTTCTATTACAGCCTGAGCCTCAGGAGAAAGGTCCTTCCAGATAACCGGAAGGACTTTCTTTAGTTGTTCTACCTCTGACTCTTCCAATGGCGCACCAGCATCCCCTTCTATACAACACTCACCTTTACAGGCATCAAGGTTGCACAGGAATTTCTCCTTAAAAACATCCAGGCTGATGATGGTATCGTCTATTTGAATCATTTGTATATTATTTAATAAGTACGCTACCAGTCATTTCTTTTGGTGCATCCAATCCAATGATATTCAGGATAGTTGGAGCAACATCAGCCAAACGACCATCAGATACTTGCGCATCTTTGTTTTCTGTAACATAGATACATGGAACAGGATTCAAAGAGTGAGCAGTATTGGCAGAACCATCTTCGTTTACAGCGTTGTCAGCATTACCGTGGTCGGCAATGATAATTGCTTCGTAACCGTTAGCCTTAGCAGCTTCAATAGTTTCTTTCACGCAATTATCTACAGCAGTAACAGCTTTCTGGATAGCTTCGTAAACACCAGTGTGACCTACCATATCACCGTTAGCGTAGTTAACTACGATAAAATCGAATTTATTCTTGTTAATTTCGGCAACCAAAGCATCTTTCACCTCGTAAGCGCTCATTTCCGGTTTCAAGTCGTAAGTAGCCACTTTCGGAGAGTTAATCAATACACGCTCTTCACCTTCAAACGGAGTTTCGCGTCCACCATTAAAGAAGAAAGTAACGTGAGCATATTTCTCAGTTTCAGCAATGTGAAGCTGAGTCTTCTTCTGAGAAGAAAGATATTCACCCAAAGTATTCTGAACGTTGTCCTTGTCGAACAAGATATGAACACCCTTGAAAGAAGAATCATAAGGAGTCATACAATAATATTGCAATCCTGGTACAGTCTTCATTCCAGCTTCAGGCATATCCTGTTGAGTAAGCACTGCAGTAAGTTCCTTAGCACGGTCATTACGGTAGTTGAAGAAGATAACTACATCACCTTCCTTGATTCTTCCGTCAACGCCAGCATTAACGATTGGTTTGATGAACTCGTCAGTAACGTCAGCATCGTAAGATTCCTGCATAGCAGAAACCATGCAATCAGCCTTCTTACCTGTTGCGTTAACCAACAAATCATAAGCCTCTTTCACACGTTCCCAACGTTTGTCGCGGTCCATTGCATAATAACGGCCAATGATTGTAGCAATCTTAGCTGTAGTCTTCTTGCATTGAGCATCCAGTTGTACAATAAAACCTTTACCACTTCTTGGGTCAGTATCACGACCATCCATGAAACAGTGGATAAATGTATTTTCAATAGCATATTCTTTTGCTATTTCAGTCAATTTGAAAAGGTGATCAAGAGAACTGTGCACACCACCGTCTGAAGTCAGCCCCATAAGGTGAACAGACTTACCGTTCTCCTTTGCATAAGTAAAAGCAGCAACCACTTCAGGATTCTGCATAATTGTATTTTCACGGCAAGCCTTGTTGATTTTTACCAAATCCTGGTAAACAACGCGTCCTGCGCCAATATTTAAGTGACCCACTTCAGAGTTACCCATCTGTCCGTCGGGCAATCCAACGTTCTCACCACTAGCTTCCAGGCGAGAGTTTGGGTATGTTTTTACTAAATAATCCCAGTAAGGAGTGGGAGTGTTAAAGATAACATCTGCATTTGATTGGTTTCCAATTCCCCAACCATCAAGAATCATTAAAAGGGCTTTCTTGCTCATAATATTAATTATTTTAATTACTATCAGTTTTCGGGCGCAAAGGTACGAAAAAAAGCAATTAAGTGGTGAGTTTTAGTACTCATTCACATTATAATACAAGAAAAGGATAAATGAGGTATATATTCCTTAGAAAGAGTAGCCTGATAAAATAATTAGAGGCAACTAAAATAGATATTTAGTTGAAGAACCTCGTTGATAATTCTCATTCTGCACTTCCTAGTTCATTACACTGATATTATCATTATAACATGGAATACTGCCATTGGATGACTCATTGTAATACAAGGCCTCACTAAAACGGCCATTGGCTGTACTAATACTTTTCAGCCAGCTTCTTATATTATATGCATAATTAG
This genomic interval from uncultured Bacteroides sp. contains the following:
- the murG gene encoding undecaprenyldiphospho-muramoylpentapeptide beta-N-acetylglucosaminyltransferase, whose translation is MEEKLRIIISGGGTGGHIFPAVSIANAIKEQHPEAEILFVGAEGRMEMQRVPAAGYEIKGLPICGFDRKNLLKNVVVLCKLAQSQLKAYSIIKQFKPHAAVGVGGYASGPTLKMAGMMGVPTLIQEQNSYAGVTNKLLAKKAKKICVAYGGMEKFFEKEKIILTGNPVRQGLVNNKITREEGINFFNLDPAKKTILVIGGSLGARTINQCIMKNLKKIKDSEVQFVWQTGKIYYEQALQKIEKAGKLPLFVTDFISSMEHAYAAADLVISRAGAGSISEFCLLGKPVILVPSPNVAEDHQTKNALALVDKSAALYVKDSEAEEKLVETAIDTIHKEAILEDLSINIKKLAFTNSASIIAEEVYKLANEYRHKHGN
- the murC gene encoding UDP-N-acetylmuramate--L-alanine ligase, whose product is MEINQIKSVYFIGAGGIGMSSLVRYFLSKGKNVAGYDRTPSELTEKLIEEGAKIHYTEDIKLIPEECLDKSSTLVVLTPAIPKEHAELNFFIDGNFEIQKRAQVLGTITKASKGLCVAGTHGKTTTSTMTAHILHQSKVDCTAFLGGIAKNYESNLILSDKSDFTVIEADEFDRSFHWLSPYMSVITSTDPDHLDIYGTEEAYLESFEKYTTLIQPAGCLIIRKGISLQPKVQDGVKVYTYSKEEGDFHAENIRIGNGEIFFDFVTPEEVIKDVQLGVPVSINIENGVAAMALCWLNGVTADEIKSGMASFSGVDRRFDFKIKNDKVVFLSDYAHHPSEIKQSIISIRDLYEDKKITGIFQPHLYTRTRDFYKDFADSLSLLDEVILLDIYPARELPIKGVTSKLIFDNLRQGMEKSMCSKENILDVLKDKKIEVLMTLGAGDIEDYATDIQKLLINR
- a CDS encoding cell division protein FtsQ/DivIB; protein product: MIKKILLLIVLLLVIAYLVTAITAFNNKSDKQTCKNIELIIEDSVNAGFITENEIASLLKKEGAYPVGKKMDKIQTRKLERMLTRHPLIERAECYKTPGGKICMEISQRLPILRVMNYKGESFYLDNQGKIIPPEANCTAHLAIVTGYAEKSFAMRNLYKFGVFLQNDKFWNAEIEQINVTPTREIELIPRVGDHIVFLGKIDNFEEKLARLKIFYEKALNNVGWNKYERISLEFSNQIICTKKGEACAKIEETNKPAETTIEKKDEKKPPLLEN
- the ftsA gene encoding cell division protein FtsA; the protein is MAETDFIVAIELGSSKITGIAGRKESDGSIQILAYAKEESSSFIRKGVIYNIDKTAQSLTSIINKLEDALHNSISKVYVGIGGQSIRTVKNIVNRHLANEEIITQELVDSIIDENIQIPLSDMDILDVVPQEYKIGINLQVDPVGVLGSNIEGRFLNIVARSSIKKNLLRCFELAKIDVAEYFISPLATADVILTDSEKRTGCAFVDFGADTTTVAIYKNNILRYLSVLPLGGNNITRDICVLQMEEEEAENLKIKYGDATLEFIDENGPKTYQLNDEKRTIDRKIFNEIIEARLEEIIANVWNQIEISGYQGDLMAGMVITGGGSNLKNLDEAIRTRTKINAVKIAKFVRNGIRAEGPELLRKDGTQNTIIGLLNAGKENCCLVEAVKPVEAPVKTETPQEQTLFSYDDTEEENVKERSEEERRIREEERKKREEEEIERKRLEKERKRKEKEEKERRKREKGPSKFKTMFEKLTTDIFSDDEEK